TTGACCCATCTGAACTATCCAACACCTTACCAGAATCGTCCGTGAGCTTATAATTGACGCTGACTACCGAATTCTTCCCAATCAATACAGACATAATCTCTCCTTCCTTTCCTATTTCAATGACCACTCACACACGCAAAGGTGTATCTTCCACGCTCACCACCATACCGTAAACTTTGATCGCGGCCATGGCTTATCCATCCATGACGTGTCAGGCAGAGGTAACTTGGAGGCTTCTTGAACGGTCAGCCATCCACCTGGCAATTCAAAATGGGATGTTGTGCCACGTCCGGTAATCCAACTAATTTTTTTCGCTTGTTCACTGGCTTCAGCCACATCCAACGTTAACCGACAATCCTGAGCCACATAATCCAGGACCGTTTGGAAGTCGCCATCTTTCCACAGCTTGGGGGCGACGGAGCCATCCACATTCGCAGGCTTACTCACACCAATGGCCTTCGCCGCGGCATTGAGCTTAACAGGGAACCCTTTTCCGCAAAAGAAGTGATACATCATGTCCACGTGGCTCATCGCCAGTTCACGGCAATCATCAAGCTGACCGCATTCTTCCGCCACAATCACGAAATCGAATCCCAATCCATTGTGGGTGATGATGGTATAGCCTTCCTGCAATTTGGTTTTGAGATGCTGGACAAAGGCGGCAACATCCACTTTGGTCATTTGCGGCGCAGGAGATCCATCTGG
Above is a window of Candidatus Nitrospira neomarina DNA encoding:
- a CDS encoding ribonuclease H-like domain-containing protein, coding for MSRKYLAFDIETAKILPENFVDLHDHRPLGITCMASWCSDESSAVTFYSKNPDGSPAPQMTKVDVAAFVQHLKTKLQEGYTIITHNGLGFDFVIVAEECGQLDDCRELAMSHVDMMYHFFCGKGFPVKLNAAAKAIGVSKPANVDGSVAPKLWKDGDFQTVLDYVAQDCRLTLDVAEASEQAKKISWITGRGTTSHFELPGGWLTVQEASKLPLPDTSWMDKPWPRSKFTVWW